The Winogradskyella schleiferi genome has a window encoding:
- a CDS encoding mechanosensitive ion channel family protein, with amino-acid sequence MQSLQELLDYVILSVGDYSLKVSMIVKILIIILITRLLLWIIKRMLFRRTDVNEHEKGNIQAVYQIIRYIIWIITFGLILETLGIKVTILLAGSAALLVGIGLGLQQTFNDIISGIILLTERSIKINDVLEIDGIVVKIQTIGIRTSKGLNTDDISIIIPNSLITTSKVINWSHQNDKTRFRIDVGVAYGSDVDKVIRILEESAFEHPDVYDRELTQGRLMGFGASSLDFQLLFFSKNTFGIGSIKSDIRRNIVKKFQENEIIIAFPQLDVHFKKNEEDSQ; translated from the coding sequence ATGCAATCATTACAAGAACTTTTAGATTACGTGATTTTATCAGTGGGTGACTATTCGCTAAAAGTGAGTATGATTGTAAAGATTTTGATAATTATTCTGATCACAAGATTACTATTGTGGATCATTAAAAGAATGCTTTTTAGACGTACAGATGTTAACGAACATGAAAAAGGGAATATCCAGGCGGTTTATCAAATAATACGCTATATCATATGGATCATCACTTTTGGTTTGATATTGGAAACACTAGGGATAAAAGTGACGATTTTACTGGCTGGTTCGGCCGCCTTACTTGTTGGTATTGGGCTTGGGTTGCAACAAACTTTTAATGATATTATTTCTGGAATTATTTTGCTTACAGAACGTTCTATAAAAATCAATGATGTGTTGGAAATTGATGGTATTGTGGTTAAAATACAAACCATAGGGATAAGAACGTCCAAAGGTCTTAATACTGACGATATTTCAATCATTATCCCGAATTCCTTAATAACAACAAGTAAAGTCATCAATTGGAGTCATCAGAATGACAAAACCCGCTTCAGGATTGATGTTGGTGTCGCTTATGGGAGTGATGTGGATAAGGTAATCCGTATTCTCGAAGAAAGTGCATTTGAGCATCCCGATGTCTATGACCGGGAATTAACACAAGGCAGGCTTATGGGTTTTGGCGCTTCGTCATTGGATTTTCAACTGTTATTTTTTAGTAAGAATACCTTTGGGATTGGTTCTATTAAAAGTGATATCAGACGAAATATTGTAAAGAAATTTCAAGAAAATGAGATTATAATAGCCTTTCCTCAACTCGATGTGCATTTCAAGAAAAATGAAGAGGATTCCCAATAA
- a CDS encoding CsbD family protein, producing the protein MSKPWQDKAKGNWNIAKGKLKQEWGELTDDDLDYEEGKEDELLGRIQKRTGESKETVNDFLDDLKY; encoded by the coding sequence ATGTCTAAACCATGGCAAGATAAAGCAAAAGGTAATTGGAATATTGCTAAAGGAAAATTAAAACAAGAATGGGGAGAACTTACTGATGATGATCTAGATTATGAAGAAGGTAAGGAAGACGAACTATTAGGTCGAATTCAGAAACGTACTGGAGAATCAAAGGAAACCGTAAATGACTTCCTTGATGATTTAAAGTATTGA
- a CDS encoding cold shock domain-containing protein — protein sequence MFKNLINKLFNSNKTNGIQEGTVKFFNFKKGFGFITLKDSEEEIFVHKSNLVDKIRDKNRVTFNIEQSDKGPIATNVRVIKK from the coding sequence ATGTTTAAAAATTTAATAAATAAATTATTCAATTCAAATAAAACAAATGGAATCCAAGAGGGTACCGTGAAGTTTTTCAATTTCAAAAAAGGATTTGGATTTATAACCCTTAAAGATTCCGAAGAAGAAATCTTTGTACATAAATCTAACCTAGTCGATAAAATCAGGGATAAAAACCGCGTCACCTTTAACATAGAACAAAGTGATAAAGGACCGATTGCAACTAACGTACGCGTCATTAAGAAATAA